The following proteins are encoded in a genomic region of Acidobacteriota bacterium:
- the dapF gene encoding diaminopimelate epimerase, producing MKFIKAQASGNDFIVFHIKNENEKWNEIAQKICDRHYGIGSDGLVILKNIDDEKKEVNFRIFNADGSEAEISGNGLRCAAASLYFKNLIQGNLINFITEAGRRECYLINRESHLFYFKVNMGNPVLSSDKIPFNDGSIYEKIIDYPITIGQKTYSITCVSVGNPHCSIFFDKLPSSIEWHQLGKALESHPFFPNRVNVELVRIINREEMEALFWERGVGETLSSGSGSCASALAAMIKDLVNKKVKVKSKAGEMVVEWEENGAFLSGPSEIICEGTWVKPLQ from the coding sequence ATGAAATTTATAAAAGCTCAAGCTTCAGGAAATGATTTTATTGTATTTCATATAAAGAATGAGAATGAAAAATGGAATGAAATTGCCCAGAAAATCTGCGACAGGCATTATGGTATAGGTTCAGATGGTTTAGTCATTTTAAAAAACATAGACGATGAGAAAAAAGAAGTAAACTTTAGAATCTTTAACGCAGATGGCTCTGAAGCAGAGATATCGGGAAATGGATTAAGATGTGCTGCAGCATCTCTCTATTTTAAAAATTTAATCCAAGGAAATTTAATAAACTTTATCACTGAAGCGGGAAGAAGGGAATGTTATCTTATTAATAGAGAAAGCCATCTATTTTATTTCAAAGTAAACATGGGAAATCCAGTTCTTTCCTCAGATAAAATTCCCTTCAATGATGGTAGCATATACGAAAAAATAATCGATTATCCTATTACGATAGGACAGAAAACCTATTCCATCACCTGTGTTTCCGTAGGAAATCCCCACTGTTCGATTTTCTTCGATAAACTTCCCTCATCAATCGAATGGCATCAGTTAGGAAAAGCGCTCGAATCCCATCCTTTCTTCCCAAACAGGGTAAATGTTGAATTGGTGAGAATTATCAACAGGGAAGAGATGGAAGCTCTTTTCTGGGAAAGAGGCGTTGGAGAAACTCTATCTTCAGGAAGCGGTTCCTGTGCATCAGCTCTTGCTGCCATGATAAAAGATCTTGTAAACAAAAAAGTAAAAGTAAAATCAAAAGCAGGAGAAATGGTTGTAGAATGGGAAGAAAATGGAGCTTTTCTTTCAGGTCCATCGGAAATAATATGTGAGGGAACCTGGGTAAAACCCTTACAATAA
- the tatB gene encoding Sec-independent protein translocase protein TatB gives MFGNIGLPELILIFIIALLIFGPKKLPELGKTIGRALAEFRKTTSEIKNSIEEEIRSIEVKDLEIDLDRELEKENEEEKKPQ, from the coding sequence ATGTTTGGTAACATAGGACTTCCTGAGCTTATATTGATTTTCATCATAGCTCTTTTAATATTTGGTCCTAAAAAGCTTCCTGAGCTTGGAAAAACCATCGGCAGAGCCCTTGCCGAATTCAGAAAAACCACCTCTGAGATTAAAAATTCAATCGAAGAGGAAATAAGGTCTATTGAGGTGAAAGACTTAGAAATAGATTTAGATAGAGAGTTAGAAAAAGAGAATGAAGAGGAAAAAAAGCCCCAATGA
- a CDS encoding sodium:solute symporter family protein: MIYYLYIILIYLLILVGANMYRAKKVKTQEDFMVAGRALNWKIMVFTLVCTWIGSGTFIAGAEFAYKAGMSSLWMAAGAWFGIIIIYFLSGKIRKFGQFTIGDILETRYSKWARLFGSIALVISFVCIVSYQFRAGGLILNIVTQGKEKISILTLNDNSKIRAYDLKKTENEYIFKNADSSETSMAIDKIKSIEAEAKISVEQGQLITAIFVIIFTALAGMISVAYTDLSNGIIIVSACILSLPFMLHTAGGWPTIKTNLPPEFFHVVNRHFGEMPVLTALGYFFSTFFLLLGVQSMYQKFYSAKDEKTARKSVVFWVMGTIFVETVVVILAVAGASVFKNLGRPETVVLEVAARGVPMLVGVLLLGAACAVVISTANNYLLSPTTNVMRDIYQRFINPKAEQKKMVLLSKLFVMLLGIISFLIATRLKSVLAMAYFAYTIYGVAITPALIVALSWKRVTEAGGLVSIISGALTALGLKLYNSLTGHDLFGIPLIFPSLIVSIGSLIIISFLTRPSPDEKWKPFFD, translated from the coding sequence ATGATTTATTATCTGTACATAATTCTGATTTATCTTTTAATTCTTGTTGGTGCAAACATGTATCGTGCAAAAAAAGTAAAAACTCAAGAAGATTTTATGGTTGCAGGAAGAGCTCTAAACTGGAAGATAATGGTCTTCACTTTAGTTTGTACATGGATAGGGTCAGGTACGTTCATCGCAGGAGCTGAATTTGCTTATAAAGCAGGCATGTCATCTCTCTGGATGGCAGCTGGTGCCTGGTTTGGCATCATTATAATTTATTTTCTTTCTGGAAAAATAAGAAAATTTGGGCAGTTTACAATAGGAGATATTCTTGAAACAAGATATAGCAAATGGGCTCGATTATTCGGAAGCATAGCCCTGGTTATCTCATTTGTCTGTATTGTAAGCTACCAATTCAGAGCGGGTGGCTTAATCCTAAACATTGTTACTCAGGGAAAAGAGAAAATTTCAATCTTAACCCTAAATGATAATTCAAAAATAAGAGCCTATGATTTAAAGAAAACAGAAAATGAATATATATTCAAAAATGCAGATAGTTCAGAAACATCAATGGCAATAGACAAAATAAAATCAATCGAGGCAGAGGCAAAAATATCTGTTGAACAGGGGCAGCTTATAACAGCAATTTTTGTAATAATTTTTACAGCTCTTGCAGGTATGATTTCCGTAGCATACACAGACCTTTCCAATGGAATAATCATAGTGTCAGCCTGTATCCTATCTCTTCCTTTTATGCTTCATACAGCAGGCGGATGGCCAACTATAAAGACAAACCTTCCCCCTGAGTTTTTCCATGTCGTAAACCGTCATTTCGGTGAAATGCCTGTTCTGACCGCTCTTGGGTATTTCTTCTCAACCTTCTTCCTCCTCCTTGGAGTTCAAAGTATGTATCAGAAATTTTATTCTGCAAAAGATGAAAAAACAGCGAGAAAATCTGTTGTATTCTGGGTTATGGGCACAATATTCGTTGAAACCGTTGTTGTAATTTTAGCGGTGGCAGGAGCTTCGGTTTTTAAAAATCTTGGAAGGCCTGAGACAGTAGTTCTTGAGGTTGCAGCAAGAGGTGTTCCTATGCTTGTAGGTGTTTTGCTTCTTGGAGCAGCCTGTGCAGTGGTAATATCAACTGCAAACAATTATCTTTTAAGCCCTACAACAAATGTTATGAGAGATATCTATCAAAGATTTATAAATCCGAAAGCCGAACAGAAAAAAATGGTTTTACTATCAAAGCTCTTTGTTATGTTGCTCGGCATAATTTCTTTTTTAATCGCAACAAGACTTAAATCAGTATTGGCAATGGCATACTTTGCATATACAATTTATGGAGTTGCAATTACCCCAGCTTTAATAGTTGCTCTCTCCTGGAAAAGAGTCACAGAAGCTGGAGGGCTTGTGTCAATAATATCTGGAGCTTTAACTGCATTAGGCCTTAAATTATACAACTCTTTAACAGGCCATGACCTATTTGGAATTCCTTTAATATTCCCCTCGTTGATTGTTTCGATTGGCTCCCTGATTATAATTAGTTTTCTGACAAGGCCATCTCCAGATGAAAAATGGAAACCTTTCTTTGATTGA
- a CDS encoding M24 family metallopeptidase, whose protein sequence is MDKIKIIQSKLKEFNIDGWLFYDFHNRDPIAYRILGLDPGKLATRRWYYLIPASGSPKKLVHSIESTKLDILSGEKYVYLPWNQQQAFLKEILTGIRTLAMQYSPLNSIPYISMVDAGTVELIKSFGIDVVSSADLVQIFEAYVSPEEYKNHKEVGEIIHSILNNSFLEIRQKINQRKKVTEYDIQQSIINSFKANKLTTDGDLPIVGVNKHSGDPHFDLTESNSSEIKEGDFVLIDLWAKKDIPEGIYFDITWTGYVGDKIPKKYLDTFEIVKNARDKGVEFIKERFKKGEDIFGYEVDDVVRNPIKLSGYGDYFIHRTGHSIGKDVHGNGANIDNLETKDERKLLPGSLFSIEPGIYFKEFGIRSEINVYISEEKEVIITGPKQEELIKI, encoded by the coding sequence ATGGATAAGATTAAAATAATTCAAAGCAAACTAAAAGAATTTAACATCGATGGATGGTTATTCTATGATTTCCATAACAGAGACCCTATAGCTTACAGAATCCTTGGCCTTGATCCAGGTAAATTAGCCACAAGAAGATGGTATTATTTAATACCAGCTTCAGGCAGTCCAAAAAAATTGGTTCACAGTATTGAAAGCACAAAACTTGATATTCTATCTGGAGAAAAATATGTATATCTTCCCTGGAATCAACAGCAAGCCTTTCTTAAAGAGATTTTAACTGGAATTAGAACTCTCGCAATGCAGTACTCTCCTTTAAATTCAATTCCATATATATCTATGGTGGATGCAGGCACAGTAGAACTTATAAAAAGTTTCGGAATAGATGTTGTTTCATCTGCAGACCTTGTTCAGATATTCGAGGCTTATGTATCTCCTGAAGAATATAAAAATCACAAAGAGGTTGGAGAAATAATACATTCAATTTTAAATAATTCCTTTTTAGAAATAAGACAAAAAATAAACCAGAGGAAAAAAGTAACTGAATATGATATCCAGCAGTCAATCATTAATTCTTTCAAAGCCAATAAGTTAACCACAGATGGGGATTTGCCTATTGTAGGTGTTAATAAGCATTCAGGAGACCCTCATTTTGACCTGACTGAGTCAAACTCTTCTGAAATAAAAGAAGGAGATTTTGTTCTTATTGATCTATGGGCAAAAAAAGACATTCCAGAAGGAATCTATTTTGACATCACCTGGACAGGTTATGTGGGTGATAAGATTCCTAAAAAATATTTAGATACATTCGAAATAGTAAAAAATGCAAGGGATAAAGGCGTTGAATTTATCAAAGAAAGATTTAAAAAAGGAGAAGATATATTCGGATATGAAGTGGATGATGTTGTTAGAAATCCCATAAAATTGAGCGGATATGGCGATTATTTTATTCATAGAACAGGTCATTCGATAGGAAAGGATGTCCATGGAAACGGGGCGAACATCGATAACTTGGAAACCAAAGATGAGAGAAAATTGCTTCCTGGAAGTCTTTTTTCAATTGAACCAGGAATCTATTTTAAAGAATTTGGAATCCGTTCTGAAATAAATGTTTACATTTCGGAGGAAAAAGAAGTAATAATAACAGGTCCTAAACAGGAAGAGTTAATAAAGATTTAA
- a CDS encoding S41 family peptidase codes for MIEKNSVKDINREELIYSSIRGLLSTLDPHSHFLDPSHFSSMREEQSGKYYGLGISILKIEDRLTVISPIEGTPAWRLGIRPGDVITHINGDNTKYISSEEAVRKLRGPKGSTVRVTIWREGFEKPLEFSIVREEISLKSVNYYFMINSEVGYISIRNFAEVTTSEFEAAADDLKKKGMKALILDLRGNAGGPLFQAISLSDEFLPKGKLIVVTKGKKPQLKQEYYSEKDGQYEDIPLVILIDRGSASASEIVAGAMQEHERAILVGNRTWGKGLVQTIFQTSPDTALALTTAKYYTPSGRSIQRDYDSWEEYFIFYEEEKSEQQKEIKFPSKGRQVYEGGGITPDFKVKSILLPEIIVFLRAKGAFFSYANKFVNMELPISKKYGLNDITEFKRFLLNAVFPVGDEVLNDFKNYLRQNKINFDEIKFEKDKELIRFEINREILSSAGGIIEGVKFALRKDPQIKKALEVVELSKKLISS; via the coding sequence ATGATAGAAAAAAATAGTGTAAAAGATATAAATCGGGAAGAACTTATCTACAGTTCAATAAGAGGATTGTTGAGTACACTCGATCCCCATTCACATTTCCTGGATCCTTCTCATTTTTCTTCAATGAGGGAGGAACAAAGTGGAAAGTATTATGGACTTGGAATATCAATCCTTAAAATTGAAGATAGGCTAACTGTCATTTCTCCTATAGAAGGGACTCCAGCCTGGAGACTGGGAATTAGACCAGGAGATGTCATAACTCATATTAATGGAGACAACACAAAGTACATAAGCTCTGAAGAGGCTGTAAGGAAATTAAGAGGTCCAAAAGGATCGACTGTAAGAGTAACAATCTGGCGGGAAGGCTTTGAAAAACCTCTGGAATTTTCAATCGTAAGGGAAGAGATTTCTTTGAAGAGTGTAAATTATTATTTTATGATTAATTCAGAAGTTGGATACATATCTATCAGAAATTTTGCTGAAGTTACAACTTCAGAATTTGAAGCAGCAGCAGATGATCTCAAGAAAAAAGGAATGAAAGCTTTAATCCTTGATCTAAGAGGAAATGCCGGTGGTCCTCTTTTCCAGGCAATCAGCCTGAGTGATGAGTTTCTTCCAAAAGGAAAATTGATAGTAGTTACAAAAGGAAAGAAACCGCAATTAAAACAGGAATATTATTCTGAAAAAGATGGTCAGTATGAAGACATTCCTTTAGTTATTCTAATAGACAGAGGTTCTGCAAGTGCATCAGAAATAGTAGCAGGAGCAATGCAGGAGCATGAAAGGGCCATTTTGGTTGGAAACAGAACCTGGGGGAAAGGACTTGTTCAGACAATATTTCAGACAAGTCCTGATACAGCTTTAGCTTTGACAACTGCAAAATATTACACTCCAAGCGGGAGATCAATCCAAAGGGATTATGATTCTTGGGAAGAATATTTTATTTTTTATGAAGAGGAAAAATCTGAACAGCAGAAGGAGATTAAATTTCCATCAAAAGGAAGGCAAGTGTATGAAGGCGGGGGAATTACACCCGATTTTAAAGTTAAATCAATTTTATTACCGGAGATAATAGTATTTTTAAGAGCGAAAGGAGCATTTTTTTCTTATGCTAATAAATTTGTTAACATGGAATTACCTATCTCTAAAAAATACGGATTAAATGATATAACTGAATTCAAAAGATTTTTGTTGAATGCAGTATTTCCTGTAGGCGATGAGGTTTTAAATGATTTTAAAAATTATTTAAGACAGAATAAAATTAATTTTGATGAAATTAAATTTGAAAAAGATAAAGAATTGATTAGATTTGAGATAAATAGAGAAATATTATCATCTGCAGGAGGAATTATAGAAGGGGTCAAATTTGCTTTAAGAAAAGATCCGCAGATTAAAAAGGCGCTTGAAGTTGTTGAACTTTCAAAAAAGTTAATATCTTCTTAA
- the tatC gene encoding twin-arginine translocase subunit TatC, translating to MKRKKSPNEMSFLEHLGELRKRIIYSVSFLVIMFFASWGFSKEIYKFLAKPLTRFLPTGEKLAFTSIVDPFMMYLKVSFLAAIFFSSPFIFLQLWLFVAPGLYEKEKRYVLPFVFFTSFFFLSGGAFGYFIVFPWACNFFLKLGADFRPVITIDQYFSLVIKVLLGIGLVFELPILIFFLSRLGIVNHKFLINKIGYAVLIIFIISALITPTADMITQTILAGPMIALYLVGVLIAYIFEKKEKENLKG from the coding sequence ATGAAGAGGAAAAAAAGCCCCAATGAAATGTCTTTTCTCGAGCATCTGGGAGAACTGCGAAAAAGAATAATATATTCTGTTTCTTTTTTGGTAATTATGTTCTTTGCTTCCTGGGGATTTAGCAAAGAAATCTATAAATTCTTAGCAAAGCCATTAACCCGATTTCTTCCGACCGGAGAAAAGCTTGCATTTACTTCAATCGTTGACCCTTTCATGATGTATTTAAAAGTCTCTTTCCTTGCGGCTATTTTTTTCTCATCTCCTTTTATATTCCTTCAGTTATGGCTTTTTGTTGCACCAGGACTTTATGAAAAGGAAAAAAGATATGTTCTTCCCTTTGTATTCTTCACGTCTTTTTTCTTTCTCTCAGGAGGAGCTTTTGGATATTTTATAGTATTTCCCTGGGCCTGTAATTTCTTTCTAAAATTGGGAGCAGATTTCAGACCTGTCATAACGATTGATCAATATTTTTCTTTAGTAATCAAAGTATTACTCGGAATTGGATTAGTTTTTGAACTTCCCATACTCATATTTTTTCTATCAAGGCTTGGAATTGTGAACCATAAATTTCTCATAAACAAAATTGGCTATGCAGTTTTAATTATTTTTATCATTTCAGCATTAATAACACCAACTGCTGATATGATAACTCAAACAATCCTTGCAGGGCCTATGATTGCTCTTTATCTTGTTGGTGTTCTTATAGCTTATATTTTTGAAAAAAAAGAAAAAGAAAATCTTAAGGGCTAA
- the folE gene encoding GTP cyclohydrolase I FolE, with product MDLKKIEQGVKLILEGVGEDLKRPGLKRTPERVAKMFQEILSGIEEDPSEILRIIEEEEHEEMVLVRNIPLYSMCEHHLLPFAGIAHVAYIPFQGKIIGLSKLVRLIDILSRRLQVQERLTKQIADLIERTLKPQGVMVVIEAEHLCLSMRGVKKPKSITVTSAVRGLFRKNASTRSEALSLMKLNESRI from the coding sequence ATGGATCTAAAAAAGATTGAACAAGGTGTAAAGCTTATACTTGAAGGAGTGGGCGAGGATTTGAAAAGGCCTGGCCTCAAAAGAACTCCTGAAAGAGTGGCAAAGATGTTCCAGGAAATTCTTTCAGGCATTGAAGAAGATCCTTCTGAAATTCTGAGAATAATCGAAGAAGAAGAACATGAAGAGATGGTTCTTGTAAGAAATATCCCTCTCTATTCGATGTGTGAACATCATCTTCTTCCATTTGCAGGGATTGCCCATGTTGCTTACATCCCATTTCAGGGAAAAATAATCGGCCTTTCAAAATTAGTAAGACTTATAGATATCCTATCAAGAAGACTTCAGGTGCAGGAAAGGTTAACCAAACAAATTGCTGATTTAATCGAGAGGACATTGAAGCCTCAAGGAGTGATGGTTGTTATCGAAGCTGAACATCTCTGTCTTTCCATGCGGGGCGTGAAAAAGCCAAAATCTATAACCGTAACATCTGCAGTAAGAGGATTGTTCAGAAAGAACGCCTCTACAAGGAGCGAAGCCCTTTCATTGATGAAATTGAATGAATCGAGAATATAA
- the radC gene encoding DNA repair protein RadC: MKNKLLKIKDLPPEERPRERIEKYGASTLSDSELLAIILRTGTKESSALDLAKEILSENKGLKGLIKLSFEELSKLKGIGKAKTAQILASFEIAKRILRKPEKEISYKNPVEIADYLIPRYFSEKKENFGMLILDTKNRIKKEKIIFTGDISTSMAHPREIFKEAISNLASSIIIFHNHPSGDPHPSRYDIEITKKVYESGKIIGIELLDHIIIGDGKYYSFKEEGELWP, translated from the coding sequence ATGAAAAATAAATTGTTAAAGATTAAAGACCTTCCACCAGAGGAAAGGCCGAGAGAGAGAATTGAAAAATATGGAGCTTCAACTTTATCCGATTCAGAACTTTTAGCTATCATATTAAGAACAGGAACTAAAGAGTCATCAGCTTTAGATTTGGCAAAAGAAATTCTTTCAGAAAATAAAGGTTTAAAAGGGTTGATTAAATTGAGCTTTGAAGAACTTTCAAAACTAAAAGGAATTGGAAAAGCTAAAACTGCTCAGATATTAGCATCTTTTGAAATCGCAAAAAGAATTTTAAGGAAACCAGAGAAAGAAATCTCATACAAAAATCCTGTTGAGATTGCAGATTATCTGATTCCTCGATATTTCTCTGAAAAAAAAGAAAATTTTGGAATGTTGATTCTTGATACAAAAAACAGGATTAAAAAGGAAAAAATTATTTTCACCGGAGATATATCTACAAGCATGGCTCATCCAAGAGAAATATTCAAAGAAGCAATCTCAAACTTAGCTTCATCAATTATCATCTTTCACAACCATCCATCAGGAGACCCGCATCCCAGCAGATATGACATCGAAATTACAAAAAAAGTTTATGAATCAGGAAAGATAATAGGAATTGAGCTGCTTGACCATATAATTATAGGAGATGGAAAATATTACAGCTTCAAAGAAGAAGGAGAATTATGGCCTTAA
- the larC gene encoding nickel pincer cofactor biosynthesis protein LarC produces the protein MALNSIYFECSAGISGNMVLGSLLDLGISQKEFHDAIDELSLPVKIEIKKVKRCSISAILVTIEVLQKEQKPRNQKEIEEMIEKSPFSPQIKNKARLIFNRLFEAEAKVHGFKKTSGHLHEAGADDALVDVFGTLFLLEKLKVKKISSSPLNLGRGFVETHSGRFPIPAPAVGELLKNVPVYSESSQEVELVTPTGASILVSLCEKFSDFPYLKYEKIGYGAGSKDVKEFPNVLRAFYGEETQEKEEKLFLVETNIDDVEPQILGNLMEKMIKKGALDVYYTPVYMKKNRPGVLVSILCDKKNVQNFLNILFSETTTIGTRINEVTRVSLPRETKYFEFFGEKVKIKVSFWKGKEVTVKPEFEDCLRISEKIGMPLMEVISEIKRLYGIKKNGSKKD, from the coding sequence ATGGCCTTAAACTCGATATACTTTGAGTGTTCAGCCGGAATCAGTGGAAATATGGTTTTAGGCTCATTACTCGACCTTGGAATCTCTCAAAAAGAATTTCACGATGCCATCGATGAACTCTCACTTCCTGTTAAGATTGAAATAAAAAAGGTTAAACGCTGTTCAATCAGTGCTATTTTAGTAACTATAGAAGTACTGCAAAAAGAACAGAAGCCTCGAAATCAAAAAGAAATCGAAGAAATGATTGAGAAAAGCCCATTTTCTCCTCAAATAAAAAACAAAGCCAGGCTCATTTTTAACAGATTGTTTGAAGCTGAGGCTAAAGTCCATGGTTTCAAAAAAACATCCGGACATCTTCACGAGGCTGGTGCAGATGATGCCCTTGTGGATGTGTTTGGAACCCTGTTTTTATTAGAAAAACTAAAAGTAAAGAAAATTTCATCATCTCCTTTAAATTTAGGAAGAGGGTTCGTTGAAACACATTCAGGGAGATTCCCGATTCCAGCTCCTGCAGTTGGAGAATTACTGAAGAACGTCCCAGTTTATTCAGAATCATCTCAGGAGGTTGAACTTGTAACTCCAACAGGGGCCTCGATATTGGTGTCTTTATGTGAAAAATTTTCAGATTTTCCCTATTTAAAATATGAAAAGATTGGATACGGAGCTGGCAGTAAAGATGTTAAAGAATTTCCCAATGTATTAAGAGCCTTTTATGGGGAAGAAACTCAAGAAAAAGAGGAAAAATTGTTCCTCGTTGAAACAAACATCGACGATGTAGAGCCGCAAATTCTTGGAAATCTTATGGAAAAGATGATAAAAAAAGGGGCACTCGATGTTTATTATACTCCAGTCTACATGAAAAAAAATCGACCTGGAGTTCTTGTATCAATACTTTGCGATAAAAAAAATGTACAAAATTTTTTGAACATACTATTTTCTGAAACCACTACAATAGGGACAAGAATCAATGAAGTTACAAGGGTATCTCTTCCAAGAGAAACAAAATACTTTGAATTTTTTGGAGAAAAAGTTAAAATAAAAGTTTCGTTCTGGAAAGGAAAAGAGGTAACAGTAAAACCTGAATTTGAAGATTGTCTCAGAATATCAGAAAAAATTGGCATGCCTTTAATGGAAGTAATAAGCGAAATAAAGAGATTGTATGGAATCAAAAAAAATGGATCTAAAAAAGATTGA
- a CDS encoding DegT/DnrJ/EryC1/StrS family aminotransferase, whose product MKLAINGGEPVRKSDYPPWPVWNKREEALLIEVLNSGKWGSLHGNRVKEFENNFKEYHQAKYGIAVSSGSAALYISLKALGLEPGDEVIVPSYTFVATPIAVLQARGIPKFADISLDTYNLSPESLKENITPRTKGVIPVHLAGQPADMDAIKEIAEKHNLFILEDAAQAWGSEWKTKKAGAIGNAGIFSFQSSKNISSGEGGIILTDEEDIAKKARSYSNCGRLEGRIWYEHYLMGGNYRMTEFQAAVLLAQLERYEKMKKKREENAAYLSKRLAEIEGITPLKRDEKTTSHAYHLFIFKYDKSYFNEINKEKFIKILNAEGIPVYAGYSLPLYKQPVFTSDEVRKEISMNNSKVDYSKIVNKTTEKACYEEAIWLSQRVLLGSKKDMDDIVEAIIKLKKNINEIN is encoded by the coding sequence ATGAAATTAGCTATAAATGGAGGCGAACCTGTAAGAAAATCAGACTATCCTCCATGGCCTGTATGGAATAAAAGAGAAGAAGCACTTTTAATCGAGGTCTTAAATTCAGGAAAATGGGGCTCTCTCCATGGAAACAGAGTAAAAGAATTTGAAAATAATTTTAAAGAATACCATCAAGCAAAGTATGGAATTGCAGTTTCTTCCGGTTCAGCAGCATTATACATATCTTTAAAAGCTTTAGGACTTGAACCAGGAGACGAAGTTATCGTACCCTCGTATACTTTTGTTGCTACTCCAATTGCAGTGCTTCAAGCAAGGGGGATCCCTAAATTTGCAGATATAAGTCTGGATACCTACAATTTATCTCCTGAATCATTGAAAGAGAATATAACTCCAAGAACAAAAGGTGTAATTCCTGTCCATTTAGCCGGCCAGCCGGCTGATATGGATGCAATAAAAGAAATTGCAGAAAAGCACAATCTTTTTATTCTCGAGGATGCAGCTCAGGCATGGGGCTCTGAATGGAAAACCAAAAAAGCAGGAGCTATTGGAAATGCTGGTATATTCAGCTTTCAGTCTTCAAAGAATATCAGCTCAGGCGAAGGAGGAATTATTCTTACAGATGAAGAAGACATAGCAAAAAAAGCAAGGTCATATTCAAATTGCGGTAGACTTGAAGGCAGAATCTGGTATGAACATTACTTAATGGGGGGAAATTACAGGATGACTGAATTTCAGGCTGCTGTACTTTTAGCTCAGCTTGAAAGATATGAAAAAATGAAAAAAAAGAGAGAAGAAAATGCAGCTTACCTTTCAAAAAGATTGGCTGAAATCGAAGGTATTACACCTTTAAAAAGAGATGAGAAAACCACTTCTCATGCATACCATCTTTTTATTTTCAAGTATGATAAAAGTTATTTTAATGAAATTAATAAAGAAAAATTCATAAAGATTTTAAATGCAGAGGGAATTCCTGTATATGCGGGTTATTCTCTACCCTTATACAAACAACCAGTTTTCACTTCAGATGAGGTAAGAAAAGAAATATCGATGAATAATTCAAAGGTTGACTATTCCAAAATAGTAAATAAAACTACAGAAAAAGCATGTTATGAAGAGGCTATCTGGCTGAGCCAGAGAGTTTTACTGGGAAGTAAAAAAGACATGGATGATATCGTAGAAGCAATAATAAAATTAAAGAAAAATATAAATGAAATAAATTAA